The following coding sequences lie in one Rutidosis leptorrhynchoides isolate AG116_Rl617_1_P2 chromosome 4, CSIRO_AGI_Rlap_v1, whole genome shotgun sequence genomic window:
- the LOC139841342 gene encoding uncharacterized protein, with translation MSNSDEESLVNAMKSIFAYRNNVVIRREVEEQNEAQSSRRKRRYIHRDRVEAHNRLMKDYFVQDPKYPPEYFKRRYRMSQSLLEKIIEGIFSYSTRPNAPKWFTYFQQRPDARGVLGVSTILKVTSAIHQLAYGDSPDLFDEYLQISERTSRESLQNFTRCIIDLYGNVYMREPTEYDIRRLYHKHEELHGFPGMLGSIDCMHWAWGKCPNAWKGHFTRGDHSYPTIMLEAVASYDNWIWHAYFGMIGSNNDLNVLNASPLFDSLLTDTAPQVPYEIGDVDFDRGYYLADGIYPSWASFVKGFSSVVDAKRKYFTKKQSAARKDVERTFGILQGRWGILRQPDRAYSVNKIKRIMYGCIILHNMIIEDNGFNIAENKSYYLPVNNLQGSTWYERCDVYADKTKELRDKDEHEYLRHTLVSHLWHNCDDEIVNEL, from the coding sequence ATGAGTAATTCCGACGAAGAAAGTTTGGTTAACGCAATGAAAAGTATATTTGCCTATCGAAATAACGTGGTAATACGTAGAGAGGTCGAGGAACAAAATGAGGCTCAAAGCTCAAGACGAAAACGTCGCTATATTCATCGTGATCGTGTAGAAGCGCACAATCGTTTGATGAAAGATTATTTTGTTCAAGATCCGAAGTATCCCCCTGAATATTTCAAACGGCGTTATCGAATGTCACAAAGTCTTCTTGAAAAAATAATTGAAGGTATATTTTCTTACTCTACTCGTCCCAATGCACCAAAGTGGTTTACTTATTTTCAACAACGTCCCGATGCACGTGGTGTTCTCGGAGTATCTACTATTTTAAAAGTCACTTCTGCCATTCATCAACTAGCATATGGTGATTCACCGGATCTATTTGACGAATATTTACAAATTTCAGAGAGAACATCACGCGAGTCTTTGCAAAATTTTACAAGATGTATTATAGACTTGTATGGTAATGTATACATGAGAGAACCGACCGAGTACGATATACGTCGTTTGTATCATAAACATGAAGAACTTCACGGCTTTCCTGGAATGCTTGGAAgcattgattgtatgcattgggcttgGGGTAAATGTCCAAATGCATGGAAAGGGCATTTCACCCGAGGCGATCACAGTTACCCGACAATCATGTTGGAAGCCGTTGCATCGTATGACAATTGGATTTGGCATGCATATTTTGGAATGATCGGTTCGAACAATGACTTGAATGTCCTTAATGCATCTCCATTGTTTGATAGTTTACTAACTGACACGGCTCCTCAAGTTCCATACGAAATTGGGGACGTTGATTTCGATCGAGGCTACTATCTTGCCGATGGGATTTACCCTTCGTGGGCTTCTTTCGTTAAGGGATTCTCAAGTGTTGTTGACGCAAAAAGGAAATACTTTACAAAGAAACAATCTGCAGCTCGTAAAGACGTTGAGAGGACATTTGGAATTTTGCAAGGTCGTTGGGGTATTTTAAGACAACCTGATAGGGCATATAGCGTAAACAAAATCAAAAGAATCATGTATGGTTGCATCATATTGCACAACATGATAATTGAAGACAATGGTTTTAACATCGCTGAAAATAAATCTTACTACTTGCCTGTCAACAACCTACAAGGATCAACTTGGTACGAAAGGTGTGATGTATATGCCGATAAGACAAAAGAGCTGCGTGACAAAGACGAGCATGAGTATCTTCGACATACTCTAGTTTCGCATCTATGGCATAATTGTGATGACGAAATAGTTAACGAATTGTAA